The sequence below is a genomic window from Acetobacter vaccinii.
GGGGAAAAGACCATGAAGGAGATCGATGCCGATAGGCTCTCCGAAGCGCGGATGTTTCTGGCGGAAATCCAGGCGGATGCAGAGCGGGTGAACACCCAGGCCCAAGGCAATGTCGCCACCCCGACCGATGTCCGCAGTGGCATTGCCATGCTGGCGGACAAGATCGACACGCTGGTTGACCTCATGCGGGTCTGACCGCGGGCGGTTTTATGGCGGGGCACAGGGGGCGCGGCGCGGCTTTTCCCGCCCCTTGGGCAACAGGGCATGGGCGGGCTGGTTTGCGGCAAGGCCCGTGGCGTGTGCGCGGGGGGCAGCAAGCCTGCGGCCGTGATCGACCTGTGCGCGTGCTGCCAGAGCTGGTGGGCAGCGCGTGGCTGCCCCCGGTATGGTGGTTGGGGCCGCCTGTCAGTTATTGCCCAGCAGGGCGTAAGGTGTGGGGGCGTCCATGGGCGTGTGCCCGCGCAGGCCGTAATGGTTGCTGATCGGCAATGACGCGACAGAGGCTGTGGGCGGCGGCAGCAGGGGGGGAGCCTGATAACGCGCGCAGGCGCCCAACAGTGCAAGCCCAGCCAGAGCCAGAAGTTTGGTGGCCTTCATGTTCTTCATGTTCCTCAAATCTTGCGCGCCGGAGCGCGTGCAGGCGCGAGACGATACCGCCATGGCGTGCATATGGCCAGCCAGCCCGCGGGTGACTAGCCCTTGGGGGCGGGTGGAGCCTCTTTTGCGGGCAGGGTAAACAGGTCGGGCCGCTTTTGCGCCGCCCAGACCAGCAGGCGGGTGCACAGGCCGCGCAGCAGGGGAATGTCCTCGGCCAGCAGCAGCAGGCCCAGCGGGAGCATCCACAACCCCAGCACCGGCAGAAAGGAAAATACGCCCCCCACAACCAGCAGGCTGCCTGCGGCCATGCGCGGGATTTTATGTTCCTCCGCCAGGAGCCATGCCGCCATGCGTTGCCCGCGCGCGGGCAGGCGCGCAATCAGCGCATCCCTGTGGTGGCGTCGGATGGTGTCCTGCGCCTGAGCGTGTTGCTCTGCACCGGAGGGGGGAGGAGAGGTCATGCCGTTTTTAAAAACCCGGCCAGAGGATGGTGGCTCTGGTGTGGGGGTGGCCCCCCGGCACCAGAGCGCGCGCCATCAGGCGTAAAAGTCTACGCCGCTTTCGTTATCTGCGCTTTCGCTGCTGCTGTTGTTGCCACCGCCCGTTGTGGTGGTGGACAGCACATTGCCCGACGCGTCCTTGACGGTAATGGTGATGGAACCATCAGCATTGAACGTTTCGGTCGTGGTGGTTGTGGAGGACGAGGACGAGCTGCTGCCAGAAGAGCTGCCCGAGGACGAGGAGCTGCTGGTGCTGGCAGAAGACGTGCCGAAAAGGCTGGTAATACCGCTGGTGGAGAGGGAGGAAGACATTAATAATGCTCCGTAGGGCCATGGGAACAGGGCCGGTCTGCCGGGCGGTTATGGCGCGGCTGGCGTAGCCGTATTCCTCGTTTGTATACACTATCCACAGGGTTACCCACACCTGTGGATGGAGTCTGTGGATAGTCGGGGGGAACCCCTCAACACGGATAACCCGTGGTTTGCACCTTTGTATACTCCCAAACAGGGGCTATCGCTACTGTCAGGGCTGCCATGGCGGGCATGGCCAGGCTGGGGTGTGGTCTGCGCGGTATGCAGGGCGCGCACGGTGTGGACCATGTCGCCAATGCCTTCCAGACAATAGGCCTGCTGCTCGGCCGCAAAGGACAGGTCGGAAAACAGGGGCCAGCCCAGCACCTGCCGCACCGCCAGCAGCCCCAGGATGGCCTGTTCGTAGCGGTCGATTTCTGTCGCCAGCAGGGGCGGCAGTGTTGCGGTGCTAAACAGCCCCTCGGCCAGGGCGGTGTCGTAGGTGGTGGGGCCTGTGTCCATGCCTGTCGTCATCCGGCGGTCGAAGGGAGGTCTGTTTGTGCATTAAAAACGCACAAACAGCAAGGCAAAACCGCACAGCCTGCGCGCTACTTCCAGGTCCATTTGCCCACCACACGGCCATTGATGCTGATTTCATCCAATGTCAGCTCATAAACCGAATAGGCGGGGTTGATGCTCATGATCCGCACGCGCCGGGGTTCGTCCATTCCGGGCAGCAGTTCCAGCCGTTTGAGCACAAGCCCGTAGCCGTCCCACAGCACGTAAACGCCGGGGGGGGAGGGCACGCGGTGGGCGGTGTCCACCAGCACGCGGTCTCCGGCCTGATAGTCAGGCTCCATACTGTCCCCCGCCACACGGATAATGGCCAGCATGTCCGGGGCTTCGGTAAAGGCCGCTACGTAGCCACGCGGCAGGTTCCAGTGTTCCACCGGGCGCAGGCCATCCTGCGGGGCACAGAGTTCTGGCACCATGCCCGGCCCGGCTGATGTGGTGACGTCATATTCCGGTATGGCAACCTGGTTGCCGTAGTCCTGCTCTGGCACGGTCGCGGGCGGCGGCGGTTTTGCAGGGGCCGGGGTG
It includes:
- a CDS encoding S24 family peptidase translates to MNRLRITDRLKAVRERAGYTVRDFARALGYGEKFSSYRTYETSYKKEELPLAMVKTMLPLLVGRGDPPITPNEVWNLAGVTAGVVGLATPAPAKPPPPATVPEQDYGNQVAIPEYDVTTSAGPGMVPELCAPQDGLRPVEHWNLPRGYVAAFTEAPDMLAIIRVAGDSMEPDYQAGDRVLVDTAHRVPSPPGVYVLWDGYGLVLKRLELLPGMDEPRRVRIMSINPAYSVYELTLDEISINGRVVGKWTWK